Proteins encoded in a region of the Capsicum annuum cultivar UCD-10X-F1 unplaced genomic scaffold, UCD10Xv1.1 ctg13191, whole genome shotgun sequence genome:
- the LOC124890171 gene encoding kinesin-like protein KIN-14A has protein sequence MQSNRTISSEFQKPLTSSTHEKGSQIRRSLRTIGKLINGSDRKNQQKRTEVAAPLSPFSCQNEEKSSTASNARTLRRQSLTGIPLPTMSRRSLLGGGSVPDSCANENRNCKTPGASAKLTKRWL, from the exons ATGCAAAGTAACCGAACCATTTCATCTGAATTCCAGAAGCCTTTGACTAGCAGTACTCATGAAAAGGGATCTCAAATACGAAGATCACTTCGGACTATTGGGAAACTGATTAATGGTTCTGATAGAAA GAACCAACAGAAAAGGACTGAAGTAGCAGCCCCATTATCACCTTTTAGTTGCCAAAATGAGGAGAAGTCATCAACGGCATCTAATGCAAGGACACTGAGAAGACAATCCTTAACTGGCATCCCACTACCAACCATGTCGAGAAGATCTTTACTTGGAGGAGGGAGCGTGCCGGATTCTT GTGCAAATGAAAATAGAAATTGCAAAACTCCAGGCGCGTCAGCCAAGTTAACAAAGAGGTGGCTATGA